Proteins encoded in a region of the Candidozyma auris chromosome 7, complete sequence genome:
- a CDS encoding DNA helicase SRS2, whose amino-acid sequence MRQRDVLARVFAGLNERQKQAVEAPASGVLQIVAGPGTGKTKVLVARVAYLLLSDDIKPEHIIVTTFTKKAANEMLQRLKELLKGTEIAVERLLIGTFHSICYRIIQKYGSRIGMANFTIADERDSQQLLSEALEDLSEDEWHVIDGLPESETNLYKSDNNQSYRGFSPKSIRKAISALKSKGLRVDQYKKQRQSNRLLEIVYDAYQSRLTKNKLLDFDDCLLYCHQILSNYPVLSHIEHTLVDEFQDTNEVQLQLMYLFAKGSLTDKNGQDNVTVVGDPDQSIYAFRNAQTANFDKVRQHYKNHRLRVITLEENYRSTSGILGLSETLMLQQQGRTGRNLRSQSACGLQPVYDKFNSSEKEAAWVALQIKQAMKLPGFVHSDCAILVRSAYQTRALETELTRRMIPYYMVKGRAFWERKEVVAIMDYLRCVANENDRVALLRCVNFPKRGLGAKAIGDLEQSIDAQLAKDGNRSILGILRGITDGDVACSLGPKAKDALKGFLNIIGKCREMLPDDIDGIPDLSEILDRMFMQLYNQSGLKKEFAENIDWELNIMEVKSQLLAFEMPEEDFLPDYLEEGEEPQPTEIEVTGAKFLQSFAASVRLFDNDPEQNDEDATPKVAISTIHGAKGLEWPIVFVPGLSEGLLPASFAMTDEDSVNEERRCFYVAVTRAKALLFLSSYIEEEGGNRWKAVVKHSRFLKGVSERLHRALHFDNAETIEHLYQLLGKQMPESIRDVLQEFQSKNDGKLESQFNDYPVEFSTARDMPPSSTRPSSNRLNQRSAEYMNSVLSRKAPVRQQIKLYRPPRVEQDSAPLGSTELVSKGVKRAPTYIPSRPGSKKRLGMR is encoded by the coding sequence ATGCGCCAGCGAGATGTGTTGGCACGGGTCTTTGCCGGGCTCAACGAAAGACAGAAGCAGGCTGTGGAGGCGCCGGCGCTGGGGGTGCTCCAGATCGTTGCTGGGCCTGGGACAGGCAAAACCAAGGTGCTTGTAGCTCGTGTGGCCTACTTGTTGCTTAGCGATGATATCAAGCCAGAGCACATTATTGTCACGACGTTCACAAAGAAGGCAGCCAATGAGATGTTGCAGAGATTGAAGGAGCTCCTTAAGGGGACGGAAATTGCTGTGGAGAGGCTTCTCATTGGGACTTTTCACAGCATCTGCTATAGGATCATCCAGAAATACGGATCCAGAATAGGAATGGCTAATTTCACTATTGCCGATGAGAGAGATTCTCAACAGCTACTATCTGAGGCGCTTGAAGATTTATCAGAGGACGAATGGCACGTAATTGATGGCCTTCCTGAATCAGAGACGAACTTGTATAAGTCAGACAATAACCAGAGCTACAGAGGTTTTAGCCCCAAGAGCATTCGCAAGGCAATATCTGCATTGAAGTCAAAGGGCCTACGTGTGGACCAGTATAAAAAACAGCGGCAGCTGAACAGGCTCCTTGAAATCGTGTATGACGCCTACCAGAGCAGATTGACGAAGAACAAGCTTCTCGACTTCGACGACTGTCTTTTGTACTGCCACCAAATCTTGTCGAACTATCCAGTGCTCAGTCATATCGAGCACACCCTCGTGGACGAGTTCCAAGATACCAACGAGGTTCAATTGCAACTCATGTATCTTTTTGCTAAAGGAAGTCTCACAGACAAGAACGGCCAGGACAATGTGACAGTGGTTGGAGACCCAGACCAAAGCATCTACGCTTTTCGGAACGCCCAGACCGCCAATTTCGACAAAGTGAGGCAACACTACAAGAATCACAGATTGCGAGTCATTACTCTCGAGGAGAATTACAGATCCACCTCGGGAATCCTAGGACTTTCAGAAACGCTTATGCTCCAGCAACAAGGAAGAACAGGTCGTAACCTTCGATCTCAGTCAGCGTGTGGATTGCAACCAGTCTACGACAAATTCAACTCgtcagagaaggaggctgcGTGGGTGGCGCTTCAGATCAAGCAGGCTATGAAACTACCGGGGTTTGTGCATTCTGATTGTGCAATCTTAGTTCGCTCAGCCTATCAGACTCGAGCCCTAGAGACTGAATTGACGCGAAGAATGATCCCTTACTACATGGTCAAGGGCAGAGCATTCTGGGAACGCAAGGAGGTCGTTGCGATTATGGACTATTTGCGATGTGTTGCAAATGAAAATGACCGTGTGGCCCTCTTAAGGTGCGTAAACTTTCCAAAACGTGGGCTCGGTGCAAAGGCAATTGGAGATTTGGAACAGAGTATTGATGCACAACTAGCCAAAGACGGGAACAGGCTGATCCTCGGAATTTTGAGAGGAATAACTGATGGTGATGTCGCTTGCTCCTTAGGTCCCAAAGCGAAGGATGCTCTTAAAGGATTCTTGAATATTATAGGCAAATGCCGTGAAATGTTGCCGGATGACATAGATGGCATTCCTGATCTTCTGGAGATTCTCGATCGAATGTTCATGCAGCTCTACAATCAGTCTGGgctcaagaaggagtttgCAGAGAACATTGACTGGGAATTGAATATCATGGAGGTCAAAAGTCAACTACTAGCCTTCGAAATGCCTGAGGAAGACTTCTTGCCGGACTACTTGGAAGAGGGAGAAGAGCCGCAACCCACAGAGATCGAGGTTACTGGAGCAAAGTTTCTCCAGTCATTCGCTGCATCGGTGAGATTGTTTGACAACGATCCAGAGCAAAATGATGAGGATGCAACTCCTAAGGTAGCCATATCGACCATTCATGGCGCCAAGGGTCTAGAGTGGCCCATAGTGTTTGTTCCTGGATTGTCAGAAGGGCTTCTTCCCGCTTCGTTCGCCATGACTGACGAGGATTCGGTAAATGAGGAGAGACGATGCTTCTATGTGGCCGTCACACGAGCAAAAGCGTTGCTATTCTTATCTTCCTacattgaagaggaaggaGGTAATCGCTGGAAAGCAGTTGTAAAACACTCACGATTCTTGAAAGGTGTTTCTGAAAGACTTCATCGGGCCCTACATTTTGATAACGCCGAAACAATCGAACATTTGTATCAATTGTTAGGGAAGCAGATGCCTGAATCCATACGAGACgtgcttcaagaattcCAAAGTAAAAACGATGGAAAACTAGAGTCGCAATTCAATGACTATCCGGTTGAATTCAGCACAGCAAGAGACATGCCACCCTCGTCAACAAGACCATCGCTGAATAGATTGAACCAAAGATCAGCAGAGTATATGAACTCGGTTTTGCTGAGAAAAGCGCCTGTTAGGCAACAGATTAAGCTTTACCGGCCCCCTCGTGTTGAGCAGGACTCAGCACCTTTGGGCAGCACCGAATTAGTTTCAAAAGGTGTGAAGAGGGCACCAACATACATTCCTTCAAGACCTGGATCAAAAAAGCGTCTCGGGATGAGGTAG
- the FRP1 gene encoding Frp1p → MAISLYDQFYVEKDRNYKFEFLAMMVSFLLPAVHGVLFSWIPYYLRNRRGAKSLNHTKYWSFLSRYAAFTKVYKVVVFKKAFFFQPSILVAMAIHVAINAVFCFVETADIDYEPRHYVISKRVGRIAIGNLPAILLFIAKNDFISTVSGLDLDKSVFFHKWLARFMFIAVTVHMALSLYYWLSLEFYIMVQIPPQIFGMISYGCLFMLCFASLKFIRNFAFDFFLAQHRVFNFIMLLLAFFHNGGNKAAVLLGVHLLVLDRITSRVLGIVTKRRGPTKGVSDFEILDETTIRITIPVEIKKINHDRWWWFLIPRYGGWRAGQHVYLNVMKISLFQYHPFTIASLPDSGKQVIILKVMKGFTRKLLKKLEKMNQDEDPESSTESSTESSVSRSLSPSSSTTSEKNLVMGSEDTLKPHIEELKSLIDSFSAPRIYKMKAGINGPYGAKYQPLTKFETVLFFSAGSGASFTLPVALDLLKKLKQRDDAGDYLYRPETTRVKIVLSMKKKANLQWYDHLWPEFLPFFNEGRAHLALHLTQEEPELVTVSEKDKESKSTETVENTFVRQASYGSSSASLQDWSGYSVSYNRPHFDDIITDAASELRDPQYRKALACVGCGPELFNGEIVLSCQKNRKMTHAPNIYCYTESFG, encoded by the coding sequence ATGGCCATCTCACTTTATGACCAGTTCTACGTCGAAAAAGACAGAAACTACAAGTTCGAGTTTCTCGCCATGATGGTGAGCTTTCTCCTCCCGGCGGTCCACGGAGTGCTCTTTTCGTGGATCCCTTACTACCTACGAAACAGAAGAGGCGCCAAATCGCTCAACCATACTAAATACTGGTCGTTTTTGAGCCGCTACGCCGCTTTCACCAAAGTGTACAAAGTGGtggttttcaagaaagcgTTTTTTTTCCAGCCGTCCATTCTCGTGGCCATGGCCATCCATGTGGCCATCAACGCCGTGTTTTGCTTTGTGGAAACCGCAGATATCGACTACGAGCCTCGGCACTATGtgatttccaaaagagtCGGGCGCATTGCCATTGGCAATCTTCCGGcgattttgcttttcatcGCCAAAAACGACTTCATTTCCACTGTAAGCGGCCTCGACTTGGACAAGTCGGTTTTTTTCCATAAATGGCTTGCCAGGTTCATGTTTATTGCCGTTACCGTCCACATGGCGCTTTCTTTGTACTACTGGCTCTCGCTAGAGTTCTACATCATGGTGCAAATCCCGCCCCAGATATTTGGCATGATTTCTTACGGGTGCTTGTTCATGTTGTGCTTTGCGTCGCTCAAGTTCATACGAAATTTCGCCTTtgacttctttttggccCAGCACAGAgtgttcaacttcatcatgCTCCTTTTGGCGTTTTTCCACAACGGAGGCAACAAAGCAGCCGTTCTTCTCGGCGTGCACTTGTTGGTTTTGGACAGAATCACCTCCAGAGTGCTTGGAATCGTCACCAAGCGCAGGGGCCCGACAAAAGGTGTGTCTGACTTTGAAATCTTGGACGAAACCACCATCAGAATCACCATTCCCGTggaaatcaagaaaatcaaccACGACCGCTGGTGGTGGTTTCTTATTCCTCGGTACGGCGGCTGGAGAGCCGGCCAGCACGTTTACTTGAACGTGATGAAAATCAGCCTTTTCCAGTACCACCCGTTCACCATAGCCAGTTTGCCGGATTCAGGCAAGCAGGTGATCATTCTTAAGGTTATGAAGGGCTTCACaagaaagcttttgaagaagttggagaagatgaacCAAGATGAAGATCCAGAGTCTTCTACAGAGTCTTCCACCGAGTCTTCTGTCTCCAGATCCTTGAGTCCCTCTCTGTCCACCACCAGCGAAAAGAATCTTGTTATGGGAAGCGAAGATACACTTAAACCACAcatcgaggagttgaagagcCTCATTGACCTGTTTAGCGCTCCCAGAATCTACAAGATGAAGGCAGGAATAAACGGGCCCTACGGAGCCAAGTACCAGCCACTTACAAAGTTCGAAACGGTGTTGTTTTTCAGCGCCGGTTCTGGCGCTTCTTTCACCCTCCCGGTGGCATtggatcttctcaaaaagctcaaacaGAGAGACGACGCCGGCGACTATTTATACAGACCAGAAACCACCAGAGTGAAGATTGTGTtgtcgatgaagaaaaaggccaATCTTCAGTGGTACGACCACCTCTGGCCGGaatttcttcctttttttaaTGAGGGCAGAGCCCACTTGGCGCTTCATTTGACCCAGGAGGAGCCTGAACTCGTGACTGTTTCTGAAAAGGACAAAGAATCGAAAAGCACCGAAACGGTGGAGAACACGTTTGTCAGACAGGCGCTGTATGGGTCATCCTCGGCATCTTTGCAAGACTGGAGCGGCTACTCTGTTTCTTATAATAGGCCCCACTTTGACGATATCATCACTGACGCTGCCTCTGAGCTTCGGGACCCTCAGTACAGAAAAGCGTTGGCGTGTGTGGGATGTGGTCCCGAGTTGTTCAATGGTGAAATCGTTTTGAGCTGCCagaaaaatagaaaaatgACCCACGCTCCAAATATCTACTGCTACACGGAGTCCTTTGGTTGA
- a CDS encoding CFEM domain-containing protein: MHLHVVSLFATVVGLAAAKSSSFAMDNWSAYPSVPKTASINGFADPIYEKLPECAKSCVSMSASNLPCPYWDTGCLCVWWPWSQVVASCIANACRGEDVAKATSLAYSLCNSVGASVWNMPSSVSSALSSAASTFQVSASTTGKSPWSNSKSLSSIMATAKTEDATRSGPASSSSNGAAIVGGADFGVVLLVLSLLG, encoded by the coding sequence ATGCATTTGCACGTCGTCTCCCTTTTTGCCACCGTCGTGGGCCTCGCCGCCGCCAAATCCCTGAGCTTCGCCATGGACAACTGGTCGGCGTACCCCTCGGTTCCCAAAACTGCGTCCATCAACGGTTTTGCAGACCCCATCTACGAAAAACTCCCCGAATGCGCCAAACTGTGTGTTTCCATGTCCGCCAGCAACTTGCCCTGTCCCTATTGGGACACCGGCTGCTTGTGTGTGTGGTGGCCGTGGTCCCAAGTGGTGGCTCTGTGTATTGCCAACGCTTGCCGGGGCGAAGATGTGGCCAAGGCGACGTCTTTGGCGTATTCTTTGTGCAACAGCGTTGGCGCCAGCGTGTGGAACATGCCTTCTTCGGTTTCGTCGGCACTTTCGCTGGCGGCGAGCACTTTTCAGGTTTCGGCGTCCACCACAGGCAAATCTCCATGGTCAAATTCGAAGAGCTTGTCTCTGATTATGGCCACAGCGAAAACTGAGGATGCCACGAGGTCGGGGCCTGCTTCGAGCTCTTCCAACGGGGCGGCGATTGTTGGGGGTGCTGATTTTGGGGTGGTTTTGTTGGTGCTTTCGTTGTTGGGATGA
- the PHB2 gene encoding prohibitin subunit PHB2, with translation MNDPNWQRLSNELRRRAAKARTGGGGPPKMPIGGLFSVGGVILASAAIYAVGNSLFNVDGGQRAIVYSRLSGVQSRIYPEGTHFVLPWFQRPVVYDVRAKPRNVSSLTGTKDLQMVNITCRVLFKPDVMELPSIYRTLGKDYDEKVLPSIVNEVLKSVIAQFNASQLITQREKVSRLVKENLVRRASKFNILLDDVSLTYMTFSPEFSAAVEAKQIAQQDAQRAAFVVDKAIQEKQQLVVKAAGEAKSAELIGEAIKKSKDYVELKRLDTAREIARILANSPNRILLDNDTLLLNTVADTRK, from the coding sequence ATGAACGATCCAAATTGGCAAAGACTCTCCAATGAGTTGAGGCGTCGCGCGGCTAAGGCACGCACTGGCGGTGGCGGTCCCCCAAAAATGCCCATAGGGGGACTCTTTTCCGTTGGAGGAGTGATTCTCGCCTCAGCAGCTATCTACGCTGTTGGAAACTCTCTCTTCAACGTTGATGGTGGTCAGAGAGCCATCGTGTACTCTCGTTTGAGCGGAGTCCAGTCTCGTATTTACCCAGAAGGTACCCATTTCGTGCTACCTTGGTTTCAGAGACCTGTGGTGTACGATGTGAGAGCTAAACCAAGAAACGTTTCGTCATTGACAGGTACCAAGGACTTGCAAATGGTAAATATCACATGTCGTGTTTTGTTTAAACCAGACGTGATGGAATTGCCCTCAATCTACAGAACTTTGGGTAAAGATTATGACGAGAAGGTGTTGCCATCGATTGTGAATGAAGTATTGAAATCTGTTATTGCGCAGTTCAACGCCTCGCAATTGATCACacagagagagaaagttTCCAGATTAGTCAAGGAGAATCTTGTGCGTCGTGCATCGAAGTTCAACATTTTGTTGGACGACGTTTCGTTGACGTACATGACCTTCTCACCCGAGTTCAGTGCCGCTGTTGAGGCCAAGCAGATTGCCCAGCAAGATGCGCAAAGAGCTGCTTTCGTGGTTGACAAGGCGATTCAAGAGAAGCAGCAATTGGTCGTGAAGGCTGCCGGTGAGGCCAAGTCTGCCGAGTTAATTGGtgaggccatcaagaagtccaaGGACTACGTtgagttgaagaggttAGACACTGCGCGTGAGATCGCCAGAATTTTGGCCAACTCTCCTAACAGAATCCTTTTGGACAACGAcacgttgttgttgaacacTGTCGCCGACACCAGAAAATAA
- the ARA1 gene encoding D-arabinose 1-dehydrogenase (NAD(P)(+)) ARA1, whose protein sequence is MTTPATDIKFKLNDGHSIPALGLGTVPSKDPSHTKEEVITAVKAGFRHIDTAWYYGTEPYVGEALQELFKEGVIKREDIFVTTKVWPSFWHSPEKSLDLSLQKLQLDYVDLFLQHWPIALHGDENGLPAEPRDENGNLKYDDDPVKGTKFIDVYKEMERIKNTTSKVRSIGVSNYNIERLQWLLKEVQTVPVLNQIELHPQLPQQDLVEWCEKHKILIEAYSPVGAEGAPVLKLPLIQKLAEKYDVTTNEIADAYHILEGRITLPRTSNLDRIKKLTRLPQLTKEELKELHEIGEKSPKRYRNDQWGHGLGFKYWEGDRFPPNA, encoded by the coding sequence atGACCACTCCAGCTACCGATATCAAGTTCAAGCTCAACGACGGCCACTCGATCCCTGCGTTGGGACTCGGCACGGTGCCCTCTAAAGACCCCTCTCACACAAAAGAGGAGGTCATTACTGCTGTCAAAGCCGGGTTTCGCCACATCGACACCGCCTGGTACTACGGCACTGAGCCTTATGTGGGAGAAGCCCTCcaagagcttttcaaggAAGGCGTGATCAAGAGAGAAGATATTTTTGTCACGACCAAAGTGTGGCCTTCGTTCTGGCACAGCCCCGAGAAGTCGTTGGATCTTTCGTTGCAGAAATTGCAGCTTGACTATGTGGATTTGTTCTTGCAGCACTGGCCCATTGCCTTGCACGGCGACGAAAACGGGTTGCCGGCAGAGCCCAGAGACGAAAACGGCAACTTGAAGTACGACGATGATCCGGTGAAAGGAACAAAGTTCATCGATGTGTACAAGGAGATGGAGAGAATCAAGAATACCACCAGCAAAGTGCGCTCCATTGGCGTTTCCAACTACAACATCGAGCGGTTGCAGTGGCTCCTAAAGGAGGTCCAGACGGTGCCTGTGCTCAATCAGATCGAGTTGCACCCTCAGTTGCCCCAGCAGGATCTTGTGGAGTGGTGTGAGAAAcacaagatcttgattGAAGCTTACTCGCCCGTGGGAGCCGAGGGAGCGCCCGTGTTGAAGCTTCCGTTGATCCAGAAGCTTGCAGAGAAGTACGACGTGACCACCAACGAGATTGCTGACGCCTACCACATTTTGGAGGGTAGAATCACGTTGCCTAGAACGTCCAACTTGGACagaatcaagaagctcacgAGATTGCCCCAGTTGAccaaggaggagttgaaggagcttcACGAGATTGGCGAGAAGAGCCCAAAGAGATACAGAAACGACCAGTGGGGCCACGGGCTTGGGTTTAAATACTGGGAAGGCGACAGGTTTCCTCCCAACGCCTGA
- the PIN3 gene encoding Pin3p, translating into MSAALINRSLTNIRTELEFLVDSAVIDEKLMAALSEALPPRYSKGMETWGPEKLRKGAEAENSDVAKSDEKNGGDVALVSQKLSETSIQEKISPPANAVARLPPRKPAAPVGFCKALYNYEPQEKDDLRLVRDDKLAVVEHLSSDWWKGYKQGEGPDRAGVFPSNYVSVISESEFEQSEKAQFENRYASPSPAAPPYDQVVPQPTYPQYPVYNNGGFSPQGQQMQPSYGGYAQYPPPSTNYYPQQQLQQQPQEQQVVEGSSHHGKAHDEVKKFGGKLGNAAIFGAGATIGSNIVNSIF; encoded by the coding sequence ATGTCTGCTGCACTTATCAACAGATCCCTCACAAACATCAGAACAGAGTTGGAGTTTCTCGTGGACCTGGCGGTCATTGACGAAAAACTCATGGCCGCTTTGCTGGAGGCGCTTCCTCCAAGGTACTCCAAGGGGATGGAAACATGGGGCCCTGAGAAGTTGAGGAAAGGAGCTGAAGCTGAAAACAGTGACGTGGCAAAAAGCGATGAGAAGAACGGCGGCGATGTCGCCTTGGTCCTGCAGAAGTTGTCTGAAACATCGATTCAGGAAAAGATATCGCCTCCAGCAAATGCTGTGGCTAGGTTGCCTCCAAGAAAACCGGCAGCGCCTGTGGGCTTCTGCAAAGCGTTGTACAACTACGAGCCCCAAGAAAAGGACGATTTGCGCTTGGTGAGAGACGATAAATTGGCGGTTGTGGAGCACCTTTCGCTGGACTGGTGGAAGGGATACAAGCAGGGAGAGGGTCCTGATAGAGCGGGCGTGTTTCCCTCGAATTACGTTAGTGTGATTTCAGAGTCTGAGTTTGAGCAGCTGGAGAAGGCTCAGTTTGAAAATCGCTATGCTTCTCCTTCGCCTGCTGCTCCTCCATACGATCAGGTGGTGCCCCAGCCCACTTACCCTCAGTACCCTGTTTACAACAATGGTGGCTTCTCTCCTCAGGGCCAGCAGATGCAGCCTTCGTATGGAGGCTACGCCCAGTACCCTCCTCCCTCGACAAACTACTACCCACAACAACAATtacagcagcagcctcaagagcagcagGTTGTTGAAGGCTCGCTGCATCACGGCAAGGCTCATGAcgaggtgaagaagtttggAGGTAAACTTGGAAATGCTGCCATCTTCGGTGCTGGTGCCACCATCGGCTCCAACATTGTCAACTCCATCTTTTAA
- the ECM38 gene encoding Ecm38p yields the protein MFSRFSSRRSTVYSKKGMVASTQPLANAAGLKVLEKGGNCVDASVAVSAALCVVEPGSTGVGGDCFVLYYDKDEKKVHGLSGHGKSPQKLSIDVVRERAPEIKGPRLPLTSVHAITVPGAIGGWIDAVEKWGSGNVTLEDIFSPAIELAEGGFAVSAISAQMWHDASEKLIKQSGKNADVFLNADGSFCKTGDVFTNKPLAKLFRKVAQEGKKGFYEGDVAAKIVQKVQEKGGVMELDDLKNHTSLDVDPLSMDFEGKYLWEIPPSGQGIVALLALGYIKELAKVKHIDLKALKHNSAEYLHFVTEAVKLAFYDSEELVADLEFHPEIDVKKALSEEALAERAKLIKKDSVLRREQIEGEHVKGPVPNPMYKGDTVYFTVTDKDGNACSFINSVFTCFGTGIIPNDYGFALQSRGGNFNLTPGAINSLEGGKRPYHTIIPSLITQLNESQQHELYASVACMGGWAQPQAHVQILLNMVLFGFDAQEALDAPRFCLEPNEQHRHLDVGKGSGGPVSTPHTLVKLEEGIDKEVVEELRQMGHCVEYVTGWNRGTFGRSQCIKNEAKGADIVWSGGSDLRGDGAAVPQI from the coding sequence ATGTTCTCTCGTTTCAGCTCAAGACGCTCTACTGTGTACTCAAAGAAAGGCATGGTTGCATCTACGCAGCCATTGGCCAACGCAGCAGGTTTAAAAGTCCTTGAAAAAGGAGGAAACTGTGTAGACGCTTCAGTAGCCGTTCTGGCAGCATTATGTGTGGTGGAACCAGGATCCACAGGAGTTGGAGGCGATTGTTTTGTGCTTTATTATGACAAGGACGAAAAGAAGGTCCATGGTTTATCTGGGCACGGGAAACTGCCCCAGAAACTCTCAATTGACGTGGTGAGAGAGAGAGCACCTGAAATCAAGGGTCCTCGGTTACCCTTGACCAGTGTACACGCTATCACGGTTCCTGGCGCCATTGGCGGCTGGATAGACGCTGTTGAAAAATGGGGCTCGGGAAACGTAACATTGGAGGACATTTTTCTGCCAGCAATTGAGTTGGCTGAAGGTGGGTTTGCAGTGTCGGCAATTTCTGCACAAATGTGGCACGATGCACtggaaaagttgatcaaaCAAAGTGGCAAGAACGCCGATGTCTTTTTGAATGCTGACGGTTCCTTCTGCAAAACAGGCGATGTGTTCACCAACAAGCCGTTGGCAAAATTGTTCAGAAAGGTGGCCCAGGAAGGCAAGAAGGGATTCTACGAAGGAGAcgtggctgcaaaaatcGTACAGAAAGTTCAGGAGAAAGGAGGCGTGATGGAGTTGGACGATTTGAAGAACCACACGTCATTAGATGTGGACCCCTTGAGCATGGACTTTGAGGGCAAGTATCTCTGGGAAATTCCACCAAGTGGACAGGGAATCGTCGCTCTTTTGGCTCTTGGGTacatcaaagagcttgctAAAGTTAAACACATCGACTTAAAAGCCTTGAAGCACAATTCTGCAGAGTACTTGCACTTTGTGACCGAGGCAGTGAAACTTGCCTTCTACGACTCCGAGGAGTTGGTCGCCGATCTCGAGTTCCACCCAGAAATCGATGTCAAAAAGGCACTTAGTGAGGAAGCACTTGCAGAGAGAGCaaaactcatcaaaaaagaCAGCGTCTTGCGTCGTGAACAGATAGAAGGAGAGCACGTCAAGGGCCCAGTTCCAAACCCCATGTATAAAGGTGACACTGTGTATTTCACCGTCACCGACAAGGATGGAAACGCCTGTTCGTTCATCAACTCTGTGTTCACGTGTTTTGGCACCGGTATCATTCCAAACGACTACGGTTTTGCCCTACAGAGCCGTGGAGGCAATTTCAATCTCACCCCAGGCGCTATCAACAGTTTGGAAGGCGGCAAGAGACCTTACCACACGATTATTCCCTCACTTATCACTCAGCTCAACGAGTCTCAGCAGCACGAGCTCTACGCTTCTGTCGCTTGCATGGGAGGATGGGCCCAGCCGCAAGCACATGTCCAAATTTTGCTCAATATGGTTCTTTTTGGATTCGATGCCCAGGAGGCGCTTGATGCCCCACGCTTTTGTCTTGAGCCCAATGAGCAGCACAGGCATTTGGATGTAGGCAAAGGTTCGGGGGGTCCAGTGTCTACTCCACACACGTTGGTAAAACTCGAGGAAGGGATCGATAAGGAAGTTGTAGAAGAATTGCGCCAGATGGGCCATTGCGTGGAGTACGTGACAGGATGGAACAGAGGTACTTTTGGGCGGTCTCAATGTATTAAAAATGAGGCCAAGGGTGCCGATATTGTGTGGTCAGGAGGCTCTGATTTGAGAGGTGACGGTGCCGCCGTTCCTCAAATATAG
- the RDI1 gene encoding Rdi1p, with amino-acid sequence MSADDDLVPESVEGYTVGEKKTIAEYTKLDAEDESLAKWKASLGLSAEGSAYPVKAGDKRTVVIVEMALTFPEDKSLEPIVISLEDASGNTIDKEIKFSIKEKAVYELHVKFRVQHEIITGLKYLHSVKKAGIRVEKMEEPLGSYAPNTKEKPYYEKSLGAVEAPSGLLARGSYSAVTKFVDDDKTVHLSFPWSFQITK; translated from the coding sequence ATGTCTGCTGACGACGACTTGGTGCCCGAATCTGTAGAAGGCTACACTGTGGGCGAGAAAAAGACCATTGCTGAGTACACGAAGCTCGACGCTGAGGACGAGTCGCTTGCCAAGTGGAAGGCGTCTTTGGGGTTGAGTGCTGAGGGCCTGGCTTATCCGGTGAAGGCGGGCGATAAGAGAACCGTGGTCATTGTCGAGATGGCGCTAACGTTTCCTGAAGATAAGCTGCTCGAGCCAATTGTGATTTCTTTGGAGGACGCGAGCGGGAACACCATCGATaaggagatcaagttctccatcaaggagaaggccGTGTACGAGTTGCACGTCAAGTTTCGCGTACAGCACGAGATCATCACGGGCTTGAAGTATTTGCATTCGGTCAAGAAGGCTGGCATCCgtgtggagaagatggaGGAGCCTTTGGGCTCGTATGCTCCCAACACTAAGGAGAAGCCTTACTACGAGAAGTCCTTGGGCGCCGTGGAGGCGCCTTCGGGGTTGTTGGCTAGGGGCTCGTACTCTGCCGTGACCAAGTTTGTGGACGACGATAAGACCGTTCATTTGAGCTTTCCCTGGTCGTTCCAGATCACGAAATGA